The Silene latifolia isolate original U9 population chromosome Y, ASM4854445v1, whole genome shotgun sequence sequence AGACAAAGTTTGCTACAGTTGCCACAAGACCTACCACTCTGGAAAGGGTTGTAAAGGTAATATTTTGACATGTTATAATTGCAAAGAACCGGGTCACAAAGCTGTTGATTGTCCCAAGAAAGATACTACTCCTGCTGCAGTGAATGACCCTAAGCCGAAGGGATGTATCTTCGTGATGAGTCGTGCTGAGGTTGAGGCACACCTAAATGTGATTACTGGTATGTTTATAGTTTCAGATATTCCTGCTTATATTTTATTCGATACTGGCATATCTTTATATTTTATATCCCCATCCTTTGCCAAGAAAGCTTCTCTTGTTTCCCATTGTGCTGAGACCACTCCTATTTTCTTACCGTCAGGCAAGGTTATTTCATGTTCAACGGTATTCAAGGATGTTCCTATCTCTATTGCGGGATCCATCCTTCCAGCTACTCTTATTAGATTCTTCTTAGCCAAGCTTGACATCATTCTATGCATGGATTGGTTATCCCGTTACGATGCTAGATTTCAATGCTGAGACATGAAGTTTTTTCGTAAGAGTCTGTGTGGTACGAAGTTGACTTATAAGGGAATTAGACTGCAACCAAGTATCAAGTTAATTTCGGTAATGAAGCATATTAGCATGCAGAGGAAAGGACACCAAGTGTATTTGTGTGTGGTGACGAGTGCTCCATCGTTACCGAAACTAAAATATGATCCACTTGTCAATGAGTATGCCGTTGTTTTTCCAGATGAGCTACCTGGTATACCTTCGGAGAGGGACGTTGAGTTTGCTATCGATCCTTTACCAGGGAATGGACCTATTgctaaagcaccttatcgtatggctCCTATCGAATTGCAAGAATTGAAGAACCAGCTAGATGAAATGATCGAGAAGGGCTTTATCCGCCAAAGTGCTTctccttggggtgctcctgttttattcttcaagaagaaggatggtagtatgaggttgtgtatagactaCCATAAGCTCAACAGCGTAAGcatcaagaataagtatccgttGCCCAGGATtaatgatttgttcgatcagttGAGGGGTGCAAGTGTGTTCTCCAAGATTCATTTGAGATCAGGCTATCATCAGATTCCAGTTAAAGTGGCCGACATCCTGAAGCCAGCtttcagtacgagatatggtcattacgagtttaaggtgatgcctaTTGGGTTGACAAATGCTCATGCAGTTTTCATGGACTAGATGAATAGGACTTTCAGggagtatttggataagtgtgtggtggttttcattgatgacatcttgatttATTCCAAGGGTGAGAGCGAGCATCAAGTGCATCTCCGTGAAATACTCGATATTCTTCGTAAGCAGAAGTGGTATGCAAAATTTTCTAAGTGTGAATTCTGGTTGAAGAAGGTGTCATTTTTGGGGCATATCATCTCAAAGGAAGGCGTAATGGTGGATCCTTCTAAGGTGGAGGCTGTTTTGGAATGGAAGAGTCCGACTAATGTCACTGAGATTCGAAGCTTCTTGGGTTTGGCTGGTTATTATCGTAAATTTGTCAAGGATTTTTCTAAACTAGCGAGACCGATGATTCAGTTGTTGAAGAAGGAATCAAAGTTTATTTGGTCTGAGGCATGTGAGAAGGCTTTTCAAGAGTTGAAAGCATGACTAACCACTGCCCTATTTTGACCTTACTCGAAGACGGTGTTGAGTTTGATAtcttttgtgatgcttctaagaatgggttgggttgtgtcctGATGCAGAATAGGAAGATGAttgcttatgcttcgaggcagttaAATGTTCATGAGGTTAACTATCCAACGCACGATCTAAAGTTAGTAGTTGTAGAACATGCTCTTAAGATATGGCGACACTATTTGATTGGAGTTCGATGCCGCATCTACaccgatcacaagagtctcaggtacattttcactcaaaaggactTAAACCCGAGACAGAGACGCTGCTTAGAGTTGGTTAATGATTTTGATGTGGAGTTgctttatcatgaagggaaggccaatgtcgTAGCTGATGCTCTTAGTAGAAAGACCGATCATTCTGTTAACTCTATCAGAATTTTGCCAGATGATTTGTTGGCGTAATTCAAAAAGCTTAATTTGGATTTTGTGGAACTTAGTAGTGCTTATTTGAATGCCATGGTGGCTGAACCGGACTTGTTCCGCGAGATTCGAGAGAAGCAGGTAGCTGATTCTAAGGTAGCTGATATCCGTTCTAAGTTGCGTGATGGTAAGGCTATTGGTTTTGAAGACAATCTAGATAGGGTTCTCAAGTTCCGAGGTAGATGGTGTATCCCTCGCGATGACGAGTTGAAAGTAAAGATTTTGAGTGAGTCACATAATATGccatattcagtgcatccaggtggtgataagatgtatcaGGATTCAAAGCTCCAGTTTTTGTGTCCCCGCATGAGGAATGACATTGCTGAGTATGTGAGTAAGTGTCTTACTTGTCAGCAGGTTAAAATTGATCATAAGAGACCAGGTGGTTTGTTGCAGCCATTAGCAATTCCTACTTGGAAgtgggagtctatctctatggactttgtgatggtATTGCCAAGAACTGTTGGTGCTAAAGATGCTGTTGGGGTGATCGTGGATTTTCTGACGAAGTGTGCTTGTTTCGTGCCAATCAGGGAGACTTGGAGTTTAGATCATTTGGCAAGTGCTTATGTGGATGAGATAGTAACATATCACGGTATTGCTTTGGAGATTGTGTCTGATCGAGATACGAGATTTTGTTCCCGTTTTTGGCAAGCATTGCAAAAAGCTATGGGtagcaagttgatgatgagtacagcttttcatgccgctacataTGGAAAGACGTAGAGAACTATTAATACTCTCGAACACATGCTCTGTGCTTGTGCTTTCGATTTTGAAGCGAGTTGGGAGAAGAATTTGCCTTTggtcgagttttcttacaacaccAGTTATCATGCAAGTATCAAGATAGCTCCTTATGAGGCTTTGTATGGAAGAAAATATCGCAGTCCGTTATGTTGGGATCAAGCTAGTAAAGTCAATGAATTGGGTCCTAAGAAGCTACAAGAGACCATTGACGGCGTCAAGCTGATTCGAGAAAGGATGAAGGCATTTCAAGATAGACATAAATCTTATGTTTATATAAGACGACGACCCATAGAGTTTGAGGTGGGTGACAAGGTGTTCCTCAAAGTTTCACCGATGAAGGGTGTTAAAAGATTTGGGatcaaagggaagttgagtcctaAGTATGTGGTTACTTATGAGATGATCAAGAGATTTGGTCAGGTGACATATAAGTTAGAGATTCCAGCTAATCTTAGGAGGGTTTATAAAGTGTTCCATGTTTCTCAATtaaggaagtacattagtgatcctaGTCACGTCCTGCAGACTGAAGTTCTGGAGATTGAGCCTAATCTGACCTACGAAGAGCGACCGATTCGAATCTTAGATAGGATGGAAAAACACCTTAGAAATAAGGTTTTGCCTTTAGTTAAAGTCCTTTGGAGGTGCGACAAGTTCGAGGAAGAGACATGTGAAACTGAAGATTATATGCGAGCGAAGCACCCCTATCTTTTTTAGcgagttgattaattattatcACCCTATTTTATTTAGATTCGTCCTTTTTCCTACCTTCGTTTTTCTCGCGTTAAGTTTTGAGGGTGAAACATTTTAAAAGTAGGGGAGACTATAACACCCGCGATTTCCGTCATAATATTAGCTAGTCATGAGTTTTAAATTTCTTTAAATGATTTTATGTATTTTATAAGTCGTCGTATTTATTCAATATAATAGTACGTCTTTTTATAAACTATTCGTATTTATTTGAAATGTTAGTTCATTTTTTATAATATATTTATTAGTTATTTTGAACTCATATTTTAAAAGCGAAATACGCATTTATTTTAAATAGACTGCGTTATTTTATTATTGTGTTAGACCGTCTTGAGACGGAACTTGGCGACTAAGCTTTTGATTAAGGACCGTAATTGATGGATCGAGACAACTCATAAGATATGAGTTTTTAGAGAAACTACCCATATCCCAAGATTTTTGCATGTAAACTAGCTGCTAATGTTATCATGTGCTCTTATAAGAAGTCATTTCATTTTCCACTTCTCGCATAAAACATTCCAGCCGTTATTCTCCATTTTTACTACTTCAAACCC is a genomic window containing:
- the LOC141630640 gene encoding putative mitochondrial protein AtMg00860, whose translation is MNRTFREYLDKCVVVFIDDILIYSKGESEHQVHLREILDILRKQKWYAKFSKCEFWLKKVSFLGHIISKEGVMVDPSKVEAVLEWKSPTNVTEIRSFLGLAGYYRKFVKDFSKLARPMIQLLKKESKFIWSEACEKAFQELKA
- the LOC141630639 gene encoding uncharacterized protein LOC141630639, translated to MKDKVCYSCHKTYHSGKGCKGNILTCYNCKEPGHKAVDCPKKDTTPAAVNDPKPKGCIFVMSRAEVEAHLNVITGMFIVSDIPAYILFDTGISLYFISPSFAKKASLVSHCAETTPIFLPSGKVISCSTVFKDVPISIAGSILPATLIRFFLAKLDIILCMDWLSRYDARFQC